The Vibrio crassostreae genomic interval CAACTAGTTTTAGCCTCTACATCACCATTTAGGCAAGAGATCCTCAAAAAACTACAGTTAAGCTTCATTACAGCCAAGCCAGACTGCGATGAAACGCCGCTTCCAGAAGAGACACCTCAACAGTTAGTGATGCGCCTTGCCGAGGCCAAAGCTAAGTCGTGCATGGTACAACAACCAAGCTTGGTCATTGGTTCTGATCAGGTTTGTGTTATTGATGGAGAGATCATAGGTAAGCCTCATACTCGAGAAAAAGCAATTGAGCAGTTATCGCGCCAAAGCGGTAAGAGCATCACTTTCTATACTGGCCTTTCTGTTTGGAACAGCGAGACCAACAAAGCTGACACGCGTC includes:
- a CDS encoding Maf family protein, giving the protein MRNYQLVLASTSPFRQEILKKLQLSFITAKPDCDETPLPEETPQQLVMRLAEAKAKSCMVQQPSLVIGSDQVCVIDGEIIGKPHTREKAIEQLSRQSGKSITFYTGLSVWNSETNKADTRLDTFIVHFRDLTEQQIISYVEKEQPYYCAGSFMCEGLGIALFKQMEGKDPNTLIGLPLIDLVDMLGAQGMSVL